The sequence TGTAAGTATATTTCTCTATTTCCTCAATGATTAGGTAACTGTATCCATGTCACTGTTGTAATTTTAGCTGACATGCAGAGATAAACAGTTAAAGACGTAGACCACTCATGGCTCTTGTGAATTTGTGAGAGAGTTTGCCTGATACATTACAATGGATTCAGGTAAACCTTCTAATAATACAATTCTAATAATTACACTTTAGCCGTGATGACTTTAAccaataatagcctatattatcCATCATGACATTGGGTTATATTGTCCCCAAGAATGCTGTTTCATTGTAATAGACAGAGACTTTGTAACAGACTTTGCTTAAATTTccacttggggatcaataaagtatctatctatcagtgattttttttctaCCATTTGTGCTTTAGTGTTCAGCTCTGTGTTACAGTATGGAGTCATGGAAGGTCAGTGAAAGATGATTGTATGAAAGATCTATGTGGATCACTACTGCTGATTCATTCCAGAGTAGCCATCCTAACAGTTCATCTGGCTTCAGATCATTTAAACATTACATGTACTTTGTGATTAACAAGTTACATTATTACATacatatattacattacatttaacaaTGTGACACTAACATCAGACATTGTCTTTACTTTTTTTACTGACAGGCCATTTTTAATGCAAAGATATCTAAacattctctatctctataCTTCACTGATTTCATGAACTGGCCATGATTTAACAAATTTATATTGACAGTATTTTGTCTAGATCACAGTATCACCTCCTGGTTTATTTTCCCTGTGTGCTTTTGAGTGACAGCTCATTGCTCTTCATTTGCACAGTGAGACAAAAGGCTGTTGTGATCCTCAAGCCCAACTGGACAAAACTGTTCAGAGGAGACACAGTGTCGCTCAGATGCCACCTCCCGGGAGAGCCATCCGCCGACTGGGAGTACATTTGGTATAAAAACGAGGAGGAGCTTAACCCTTACAAGGTCTGGAGCGAGAGCAACGAGTATAAGAACGTGGGCCCAGTGGAAGAGTCTGACGGCGGCGAGTACGCTTGTCTGGGCATGAGGAAGGTCGACTCGGTCTTCTCTGAGATCAGTGACGCTGTAATACTTACTGTCTCAGGTAAGTGTGTGTTGAAAAAGGTAGCATCACTCACCTACTACCTTCAACTTAATGTACAATAACTTGATTGTACattattgttattgtatttTGTAAATAGTGTACGCAGACACTGAGTACAACTTTTTCTATCTATCAATCATCATCTAATtgaattataaaataaattaaataattaaaacaaaattgacatgtcaaagtcaaagtcaaagtcaaagtcaaagtcagctttattgtcaatttcttcacatgttccagacatacaaagagatcgaaattacgtttctcactatcccacggtgaagacaagacatattttaccaatttaagtccacagacaaacataacattcaagtaaacaaaaaagtaagtaaataagagggcacatataataatgaaaaaaataagagcagcaaaatttggttgaaattgtgcatagacagtcaataaaatactagtgcaaagtcaggccaataaaaggcttgtgtagttctgtttgacctaagtaagaaagaaagtgacatagtggtgcaagttatgtaagagcagcagatgtgttgtgttttcaggacaacaacaagttgtaaagtgtacaagtgtgcaagtgtgcaagtggagtagtgcacgcggccattgtgggtccaatgtccaggatgttatgtagctgagggtggaggggggagaggagggagagagttcagcatccttacagcttggtgtatgaagctgttggtgagtctggtagtgcgggagcgcaggcttctgtacctcttcccagagggcagtagatcgaacagattgtgagcggggtgacttgcatcactcacaattttggtcgccttgcgggtgaggtgggtggtgtaaatgtccttcagggaggggagtgaagcaccaataatccttccagctgtgttcactatgcgctgcagggctttcctgttgtattcagtgcagcttccgccccacacagcgatacagctggagaggatgctctcaatggtgcctcgtaGACATGTAATCTATTatcatgtttgttttttacaCCTGCCTCATGAATGCATATTAGAGAGACCCAAGGCTGTGATTCTCCAGAGGCCTGACTGGCCCCAGATCTTCAGCGGAGAGACGGTCACTTTCAGGTGTGACATCCCAGGTGAGCTGCCGTCTGAATGGAGGTACCGGTGGCGGAAGGACGGACAGAAGGTAAAACCTGATTCCGCTGGGGAGACAAATATTTACAGGATAACGGTCGCCGACCAGTCCCACAGTGGCAAGTACACCTGCACTGGCCTGAGGAAAAGTGACTACAAGTTCTCCCTCGCCAGTGAATCAGTGACACTGACTGTGTCAGGTGAGAATCTTTTTTTACCTGACCCCGACTTATGGAATCAAAACATAATTCTAGTCCTGATTTGGCCTAATGCTCTGACAGACaccattattattttgaatgtACAGCAGCAGCCTATCTTATGTCTAATGTAATACATAATACTTACCTATTGCAACACTGTTACACTGTAACATTAATATAAGTGTTTgctaatgttaatgttttagccTAGTTGAAATTCCAAAGTCAAAGGCCCTACCTGTATCATGTTTACCAGAGAGACCGCAGGCGGTGCCGATTCTGACCCCTAAGGACATGGAGATCTTCAGTGGTGAGTCAGTCTCGCTCCGCTGCCTCATTCAGGATGGGGAGGCCGTGGGAGACTGGAAGTACAGCTGGTACAAGAGGGGCTACGTGGGCTACAGCCAGATCAGCGACGAGCAGGAGTACGGTATCAGCCCCGCCACGGAGGCCGACAGCGGCGACTACACCTGCAGGGGCACGCGCAAGAGCGACGCCCAGCACTCCGAGACCAGTGAGGCCATTAGGCTGACCGTGTCAGGTGAGCAGCGGGTTGGGGAGAGGAGGGTGTATCCTTACACTGCTTAACAATGTGCTAGGTTGTCTGATTGTAGTTATTATGCTATGTTGCCTAGTCAAAATGTAATTAGGTAGTTGTTGTTATTGATGTCATTATTGgtttgaagagttcagatgcaaaagcctctacaCGCCACCTCTGTCAAAAATGAGACAacgatggtgagtgaatgctctccacaTAGTATACTTCAATCGAATAACTTTGCttcaaaacccactaaataccacctTATCGATGTTTACTCATTTAAaggaaaagtggtcagacggatttagagggctttgcatctgaactctgcGTTTGGTATTATTTTGCAATTTGGAAAATAATTCTTACTCATGTTTCTATAGCTAAGCTTACAGGgctatttatttttggtttaGATGTTTAGATATTGAATTATCCCTTTCATGTAGTCAATCTCCACTGAGCGATATTGCTTTCATAACCAAgtgtatacatacatatgttAGGAATTATAGACATTTCATTTGAGTATATATTTTAGAACCTTGTTATTGAAAAGTCAAGTAGGCTACCTGCAGGatatctgtctgtcttgtctcacatgttttttctttctcaggCCTGCCCAAAGTTTCAATCTCTATGAAACCAGAGAGCCCCATATACATTGGAGAGACGGTCACTCTGGAGTGTGTGACCGCCTCTCGCACTGACTGGAGCTATACCTGGTTTAAAGGAAGTCCACAGACCGAGGCGCTGCCCTCGGACCGTGAGAGTAAAGGCGGGAACACCCTCACCATCAGCGGGGCTTCGGAACAGGACCAGGATGAGTACTGGTGTCAGGGGGAGAGGTGGAACAGCACCACGGCTTCGCTCATGAGTGACCCGGTTTACCTGAGCGTGTCTGGTGAGTTcactttgtgttttgttttttcccccagcaATATTTGAGTACATGTTCACTCCatcagtgtgtttgtgccatTGTAGCATGTCACATATCCTTGACTCTGGGAAATGAGTACCTAAATGAGATTTGGGAATTGGCCAAAACTACTCCAAAACTACTGCAATTTAATGATCATTTAGCATGCACATGATGCAACTTCTCTACTTGATCTGGATCTTTTTGTGtgtcatttcccaacattctccAAGAGGACATaaagtatctgtactttaccaTGACTTTCTTGATTGTGATGATGAAATATTTGTTACATTTTTCAGAATCTTTCTGCTTTTATTTCAGACTTGCCGACAGGCTCCCTGACTGCAGAGCCCCCGAATCCTGTATTCACTGGGGAGACCGTCACCCTGACATGTGTGCTAGAATCACACAGTGACTGGTCCTATAAATGGTACAAAGGAAGCTCTCAGAACCCAGTGTCTCAGTCCGACCGGTACCACAGAGAGGCAAACACCCTTACCATCTGGGGAGTGGTCGAATCAGATCAGGACCATTACTGGTGCCAGGGGGAAAAGGACACCAGACCCACTTCCTCACACATGAGTACTTATGTTTACTTGTCTGTCACAGGTGGGTCAGTGCTGCACATTGGCTGTATTATGTCATGGATTCATTTGCACAATTGTAGCAATTTCATAATTATTCTAGGTAATATGTAAGTTGAAGTATGAAAGTGGAATTTAAGAAAAGGGAACGTCAACACAGATCCACTATAGCTGAGATTGTGATGTGATATCTCTGCTATTATATAGTTGTATGAAATTTAATACAATTAAATTTAAAGAGGCTGAAATTAATTCCACCTCAACTGAAATTCCACATGATAATTAAATAATGCATGCGCAaaggagaatgagagaagagtCTATCAATGCATGAAACTATCAGTGCATGAAAAGGATTATTATATACCTGCAGTTATGTAATCATTATATACCAATTTCTATTCCTCATTGCTCTTCCTTATACAGCCTTGCCCACTGCCACCCTGACTGTCCAGCCCGCCAGCCCTGTGTTCAGTGGAGAGATAGTGACGTTTACGTGTGCAATACAGTATCTCCGAGACTGGACGTACAGGTGGTACAGACGCAACTCCTCAGATGCGGTGTCCCAATCCGAGCGCTACGGCCGAGCTGGGAACACCTTGACCATCCGAGGGGTGGCTGACCTTGACCAGGACCAGTACTGGTGTCAGGGGGAGAGGGACACGCGACCCACTGTATCACAGATCAGTGAGAATGTCACACTGAATGTACATGGTGAGACATGCGTGGTGGAGCTCATGTGAATGCCTGTAGTTAGAGTGCACAGAGTTAGCTTGTGTTGAAAAATATATGTTCAAAAAGGTCTTTCATGCTCAGATTAATAACTCAAATCAATATATGTAATATACTATATATGTTTTTGGAGATGAGTTTAAGTTGTTATGTGTTACAATGTTTGACCATGAATGAATAGTTGACCATTGAATCAATGTTGACTATGGCTATAAATATAAAgtaaatattgtaaatataaAGTACTCAGGCTTTAGAGTTTTGAGCTTTGATCACGTCATGACGGAATGCAAAACAGTTACTTTGTAATTCATTTGTAGAATTCAAGCCAAAGCCACGGCTGACATCCAACCAATCAGATCACATCTACACCGGTTCATCTTTGACTCTGACCTGTGAGATGGACCCGTCCACTGGCACCGGGTGGACATTTTTCTGGTACCGAGACTCACAGAACTCAGAACCTATGTTCCAATCCGATGTGAACTCCTACACCATCAACTTTGTGAAGGTCTCTGATGAAGCGCCATATTTTTGTTGCGCTGGAAGAGGCAGCCCGGTCTATTACACACATTACAGCAACGCTACATGGATACAAGTTACTGG comes from Alosa sapidissima isolate fAloSap1 chromosome 18, fAloSap1.pri, whole genome shotgun sequence and encodes:
- the LOC121689395 gene encoding basement membrane-specific heparan sulfate proteoglycan core protein-like isoform X2 — translated: MALTALCLLMLFSSVLQYGVMEVRQKAVVILKPNWTKLFRGDTVSLRCHLPGEPSADWEYIWYKNEEELNPYKVWSESNEYKNVGPVEESDGGEYACLGMRKVDSVFSEISDAVILTVSERPKAVILQRPDWPQIFSGETVTFRCDIPGELPSEWRYRWRKDGQKVKPDSAGETNIYRITVADQSHSGKYTCTGLRKSDYKFSLASESVTLTVSERPQAVPILTPKDMEIFSGESVSLRCLIQDGEAVGDWKYSWYKRGYVGYSQISDEQEYGISPATEADSGDYTCRGTRKSDAQHSETSEAIRLTVSGLPKVSISMKPESPIYIGETVTLECVTASRTDWSYTWFKGSPQTEALPSDRESKGGNTLTISGASEQDQDEYWCQGERWNSTTASLMSDPVYLSVSDLPTGSLTAEPPNPVFTGETVTLTCVLESHSDWSYKWYKGSSQNPVSQSDRYHREANTLTIWGVVESDQDHYWCQGEKDTRPTSSHMSTYVYLSVTALPTATLTVQPASPVFSGEIVTFTCAIQYLRDWTYRWYRRNSSDAVSQSERYGRAGNTLTIRGVADLDQDQYWCQGERDTRPTVSQISENVTLNVHEFKPKPRLTSNQSDHIYTGSSLTLTCEMDPSTGTGWTFFWYRDSQNSEPMFQSDVNSYTINFVKVSDEAPYFCCAGRGSPVYYTHYSNATWIQVTERPKAFITLLSNWTRIFSGETISLQCDIHSTTDTDWDYVWYKNGYLNNPVSREKEYRVTLVYGHRGDEYTCIGRRKRELTYSEMSDPHSVSVFERPLALLSVPARTWVREGDSVTLSCEVKSPAAGWRFHWYRADSAARQTLVYSNGGSFTISPVLLQHAGLYTCRAERGDPPYYTKYSKLQPLWVTGLSPPASLVIRPNRTQHFIYKSLSLSCEMQDYPVGWRLRWFTDRGELTECPAAWRSVVGSTCSIVHPHESESGVYWCQSETGLRSNPVNVTFHDADVILESPVHPVMVGDPLTLRCRYRKTPTNTEADIYKDGSPILPTITGEVTIPEVTQSHEGRYRCRHSDSGDSPESWVTVRAKDTRPQKHLALWLVLGLCIGLAVVVVFALLYRYRGLFIHGRLFGRGWQSTHGGSSEEQNRPVDRQGEKSGKVPWQFGASSGPSDVVFTEIELKEMRRKWYKVKAEPAGGRLPKTHSQEVSILI
- the LOC121689395 gene encoding basement membrane-specific heparan sulfate proteoglycan core protein-like isoform X4 is translated as MALTALCLLMLFSSVLQYGVMEVRQKAVVILKPNWTKLFRGDTVSLRCHLPGEPSADWEYIWYKNEEELNPYKVWSESNEYKNVGPVEESDGGEYACLGMRKVDSVFSEISDAVILTVSERPKAVILQRPDWPQIFSGETVTFRCDIPGELPSEWRYRWRKDGQKVKPDSAGETNIYRITVADQSHSGKYTCTGLRKSDYKFSLASESVTLTVSERPQAVPILTPKDMEIFSGESVSLRCLIQDGEAVGDWKYSWYKRGYVGYSQISDEQEYGISPATEADSGDYTCRGTRKSDAQHSETSEAIRLTVSGLPKVSISMKPESPIYIGETVTLECVTASRTDWSYTWFKGSPQTEALPSDRESKGGNTLTISGASEQDQDEYWCQGERWNSTTASLMSDPVYLSVSDLPTGSLTAEPPNPVFTGETVTLTCVLESHSDWSYKWYKGSSQNPVSQSDRYHREANTLTIWGVVESDQDHYWCQGEKDTRPTSSHMSTYVYLSVTALPTATLTVQPASPVFSGEIVTFTCAIQYLRDWTYRWYRRNSSDAVSQSERYGRAGNTLTIRGVADLDQDQYWCQGERDTRPTVSQISENVTLNVHEFKPKPRLTSNQSDHIYTGSSLTLTCEMDPSTGTGWTFFWYRDSQNSEPMFQSDVNSYTINFVKVSDEAPYFCCAGRGSPVYYTHYSNATWIQVTERPKAFITLLSNWTRIFSGETISLQCDIHSTTDTDWDYVWYKNGYLNNPVSREKEYRVTLVYGHRGDEYTCIGRRKRELTYSEMSDPHSVSVFERPLALLSVPARTWVREGDSVTLSCEVKSPAAGWRFHWYRADSAARQTLVYSNGGSFTISPVLLQHAGLYTCRAERGDPPYYTKYSKLQPLWVTGLSPPASLVIRPNRTQHFIYKSLSLSCEMQDYPVGWRLRWFTDRGELTECPAAWRSVVGSTCSIVHPHESESGVYWCQSETGLRSNPVNVTFHDADVILESPVHPVMVGDPLTLRCRYRKTPTNTEADIYKDGSPILPTITGEVTIPEVTQSHEGRYRCRHSDSGDSPESWVTVRAKDTRPQKHLALWLVLGLCIGLAVVVVFALLYRYRGLFIHGRLFGRGWQSTHGGSSEEQNRPVDRQGEKSGKVPWQFESGWWSPSSTTL
- the LOC121689395 gene encoding basement membrane-specific heparan sulfate proteoglycan core protein-like isoform X3, yielding MALTALCLLMLRQKAVVILKPNWTKLFRGDTVSLRCHLPGEPSADWEYIWYKNEEELNPYKVWSESNEYKNVGPVEESDGGEYACLGMRKVDSVFSEISDAVILTVSERPKAVILQRPDWPQIFSGETVTFRCDIPGELPSEWRYRWRKDGQKVKPDSAGETNIYRITVADQSHSGKYTCTGLRKSDYKFSLASESVTLTVSERPQAVPILTPKDMEIFSGESVSLRCLIQDGEAVGDWKYSWYKRGYVGYSQISDEQEYGISPATEADSGDYTCRGTRKSDAQHSETSEAIRLTVSGLPKVSISMKPESPIYIGETVTLECVTASRTDWSYTWFKGSPQTEALPSDRESKGGNTLTISGASEQDQDEYWCQGERWNSTTASLMSDPVYLSVSDLPTGSLTAEPPNPVFTGETVTLTCVLESHSDWSYKWYKGSSQNPVSQSDRYHREANTLTIWGVVESDQDHYWCQGEKDTRPTSSHMSTYVYLSVTALPTATLTVQPASPVFSGEIVTFTCAIQYLRDWTYRWYRRNSSDAVSQSERYGRAGNTLTIRGVADLDQDQYWCQGERDTRPTVSQISENVTLNVHEFKPKPRLTSNQSDHIYTGSSLTLTCEMDPSTGTGWTFFWYRDSQNSEPMFQSDVNSYTINFVKVSDEAPYFCCAGRGSPVYYTHYSNATWIQVTERPKAFITLLSNWTRIFSGETISLQCDIHSTTDTDWDYVWYKNGYLNNPVSREKEYRVTLVYGHRGDEYTCIGRRKRELTYSEMSDPHSVSVFERPLALLSVPARTWVREGDSVTLSCEVKSPAAGWRFHWYRADSAARQTLVYSNGGSFTISPVLLQHAGLYTCRAERGDPPYYTKYSKLQPLWVTGLSPPASLVIRPNRTQHFIYKSLSLSCEMQDYPVGWRLRWFTDRGELTECPAAWRSVVGSTCSIVHPHESESGVYWCQSETGLRSNPVNVTFHDADVILESPVHPVMVGDPLTLRCRYRKTPTNTEADIYKDGSPILPTITGEVTIPEVTQSHEGRYRCRHSDSGDSPESWVTVRAKDTRPQKHLALWLVLGLCIGLAVVVVFALLYRYRGLFIHGRLFGRGWQSTHGGSSEEQNRPVDRQGEKSGKVPWQFAGASSGPSDVVFTEIELKEMRRKWYKVKAEPAGGRLPKTHSQEVSILI
- the LOC121689395 gene encoding basement membrane-specific heparan sulfate proteoglycan core protein-like isoform X5 gives rise to the protein MALTALCLLMLFSSVLQYGVMEVRQKAVVILKPNWTKLFRGDTVSLRCHLPGEPSADWEYIWYKNEEELNPYKVWSESNEYKNVGPVEESDGGEYACLGMRKVDSVFSEISDAVILTVSERPKAVILQRPDWPQIFSGETVTFRCDIPGELPSEWRYRWRKDGQKVKPDSAGETNIYRITVADQSHSGKYTCTGLRKSDYKFSLASESVTLTVSERPQAVPILTPKDMEIFSGESVSLRCLIQDGEAVGDWKYSWYKRGYVGYSQISDEQEYGISPATEADSGDYTCRGTRKSDAQHSETSEAIRLTVSGLPKVSISMKPESPIYIGETVTLECVTASRTDWSYTWFKGSPQTEALPSDRESKGGNTLTISGASEQDQDEYWCQGERWNSTTASLMSDPVYLSVSDLPTGSLTAEPPNPVFTGETVTLTCVLESHSDWSYKWYKGSSQNPVSQSDRYHREANTLTIWGVVESDQDHYWCQGEKDTRPTSSHMSTYVYLSVTALPTATLTVQPASPVFSGEIVTFTCAIQYLRDWTYRWYRRNSSDAVSQSERYGRAGNTLTIRGVADLDQDQYWCQGERDTRPTVSQISENVTLNVHEFKPKPRLTSNQSDHIYTGSSLTLTCEMDPSTGTGWTFFWYRDSQNSEPMFQSDVNSYTINFVKVSDEAPYFCCAGRGSPVYYTHYSNATWIQVTERPKAFITLLSNWTRIFSGETISLQCDIHSTTDTDWDYVWYKNGYLNNPVSREKEYRVTLVYGHRGDEYTCIGRRKRELTYSEMSDPHSVSVFERPLALLSVPARTWVREGDSVTLSCEVKSPAAGWRFHWYRADSAARQTLVYSNGGSFTISPVLLQHAGLYTCRAERGDPPYYTKYSKLQPLWVTGLSPPASLVIRPNRTQHFIYKSLSLSCEMQDYPVGWRLRWFTDRGELTECPAAWRSVVGSTCSIVHPHESESGVYWCQSETGLRSNPVNVTFHVYCIAQMPT
- the LOC121689395 gene encoding basement membrane-specific heparan sulfate proteoglycan core protein-like isoform X1; its protein translation is MALTALCLLMLFSSVLQYGVMEVRQKAVVILKPNWTKLFRGDTVSLRCHLPGEPSADWEYIWYKNEEELNPYKVWSESNEYKNVGPVEESDGGEYACLGMRKVDSVFSEISDAVILTVSERPKAVILQRPDWPQIFSGETVTFRCDIPGELPSEWRYRWRKDGQKVKPDSAGETNIYRITVADQSHSGKYTCTGLRKSDYKFSLASESVTLTVSERPQAVPILTPKDMEIFSGESVSLRCLIQDGEAVGDWKYSWYKRGYVGYSQISDEQEYGISPATEADSGDYTCRGTRKSDAQHSETSEAIRLTVSGLPKVSISMKPESPIYIGETVTLECVTASRTDWSYTWFKGSPQTEALPSDRESKGGNTLTISGASEQDQDEYWCQGERWNSTTASLMSDPVYLSVSDLPTGSLTAEPPNPVFTGETVTLTCVLESHSDWSYKWYKGSSQNPVSQSDRYHREANTLTIWGVVESDQDHYWCQGEKDTRPTSSHMSTYVYLSVTALPTATLTVQPASPVFSGEIVTFTCAIQYLRDWTYRWYRRNSSDAVSQSERYGRAGNTLTIRGVADLDQDQYWCQGERDTRPTVSQISENVTLNVHEFKPKPRLTSNQSDHIYTGSSLTLTCEMDPSTGTGWTFFWYRDSQNSEPMFQSDVNSYTINFVKVSDEAPYFCCAGRGSPVYYTHYSNATWIQVTERPKAFITLLSNWTRIFSGETISLQCDIHSTTDTDWDYVWYKNGYLNNPVSREKEYRVTLVYGHRGDEYTCIGRRKRELTYSEMSDPHSVSVFERPLALLSVPARTWVREGDSVTLSCEVKSPAAGWRFHWYRADSAARQTLVYSNGGSFTISPVLLQHAGLYTCRAERGDPPYYTKYSKLQPLWVTGLSPPASLVIRPNRTQHFIYKSLSLSCEMQDYPVGWRLRWFTDRGELTECPAAWRSVVGSTCSIVHPHESESGVYWCQSETGLRSNPVNVTFHDADVILESPVHPVMVGDPLTLRCRYRKTPTNTEADIYKDGSPILPTITGEVTIPEVTQSHEGRYRCRHSDSGDSPESWVTVRAKDTRPQKHLALWLVLGLCIGLAVVVVFALLYRYRGLFIHGRLFGRGWQSTHGGSSEEQNRPVDRQGEKSGKVPWQFAGASSGPSDVVFTEIELKEMRRKWYKVKAEPAGGRLPKTHSQEVSILI